One genomic window of Prochlorococcus sp. MIT 0801 includes the following:
- a CDS encoding DUF3685 domain-containing protein — MIAPSLLGESLALQLTSQDNNLEIVLDKKDLNGLPKLILFCLEEVELSNSIKLEIHKLKERWDQTPILIVIPKSIKLSSDDLMTFGSEGVIQDPTVELLRDTINILLRGGRVFKVNNETNYKANSIHNSYGLGHWLLTSGLSQINKDIYTIDEIIAKKSINTFYLFILIGRRRELLTAKRLIIWLWGPLEVLIESPIKNNGNKNLNNKYNTDITIKNTSTNELWNVIYKRVKERLQDDLTNSTDELVALYSLNKSKRCNLLKTLLKEFSTIIIKLDSKNNRKKGLEEILQSITPELRANTLRNFIDSYDRLKKNGVEVFISDFLVHNSDLGILDDELPSIALIIDPILNNKPILLDGDYLSIEDPRSIIQLETFILNWIFRTAEIVSEEIISSCSEWPELRKYFLNKELVSTRELERKRNHINTNNQLQNLFKKPVRLYESKRLYYTVKNNKIEKIITLEPRDDELKKLDWAQRQIAFIIELRDALAPQVQAIIQYLGDLIVLILTKVVGRSIGLIGRGIAQGMGRKLSKG; from the coding sequence ATGATAGCGCCTTCACTGTTAGGCGAATCATTAGCATTACAGCTGACATCTCAAGATAATAATTTAGAAATAGTTTTAGACAAAAAAGATCTAAATGGGTTGCCTAAACTTATTCTATTTTGCCTTGAAGAAGTAGAACTCTCAAACTCAATTAAACTAGAAATTCATAAGTTAAAAGAAAGATGGGATCAAACTCCAATCCTAATTGTAATACCAAAAAGCATTAAATTATCTTCTGATGATTTAATGACTTTTGGTAGTGAAGGAGTTATTCAAGATCCTACTGTTGAACTTTTAAGAGATACAATCAATATTTTGCTTAGGGGAGGCAGAGTATTTAAAGTTAATAATGAAACAAATTACAAAGCTAACTCAATTCATAATTCATATGGACTAGGACATTGGTTATTAACAAGTGGTTTATCACAAATAAATAAAGATATATACACGATAGATGAAATTATAGCTAAGAAATCAATAAATACATTCTATCTTTTCATTTTAATTGGTAGAAGAAGAGAACTATTAACAGCGAAGAGATTAATCATCTGGTTATGGGGGCCGCTAGAGGTATTAATAGAGTCTCCAATCAAAAATAATGGCAATAAAAATCTAAATAACAAATATAATACTGACATAACAATAAAGAATACCTCAACTAATGAATTATGGAATGTCATTTATAAACGGGTAAAGGAGAGACTTCAAGATGACCTGACAAATTCTACGGACGAGCTGGTAGCTCTTTATTCATTAAATAAAAGCAAACGATGTAATCTCTTAAAAACTCTTCTGAAAGAATTTTCAACTATTATTATCAAACTTGATTCTAAAAATAATCGCAAAAAAGGATTAGAAGAGATTTTACAATCAATTACTCCTGAATTACGAGCTAATACATTGCGAAATTTCATAGATTCATATGATCGTCTAAAAAAGAATGGTGTAGAAGTCTTTATTTCAGACTTTCTAGTACATAATTCAGATCTTGGAATACTTGATGATGAACTACCTTCAATAGCTTTAATAATAGATCCAATATTAAATAATAAGCCGATTCTCCTCGATGGAGACTATTTATCAATAGAAGACCCTCGATCTATTATTCAATTAGAAACATTTATTCTAAATTGGATATTCAGGACTGCTGAAATAGTTAGTGAGGAGATTATATCTTCATGTTCTGAATGGCCAGAATTACGTAAATACTTTCTAAATAAAGAATTAGTTTCAACAAGGGAACTTGAACGTAAACGAAATCATATCAATACAAATAATCAACTTCAAAATCTATTCAAAAAGCCAGTTAGATTATATGAAAGCAAAAGATTATATTATACAGTCAAAAATAATAAGATTGAGAAAATTATCACCCTTGAACCTAGAGATGATGAATTAAAGAAACTTGACTGGGCCCAAAGGCAAATAGCATTCATAATAGAATTAAGAGATGCCTTGGCTCCACAAGTACAGGCAATAATTCAGTACTTGGGCGATTTAATAGTTCTAATCCTCACAAAAGTTGTGGGAAGATCTATTGGATTA